A genomic window from Punica granatum isolate Tunisia-2019 chromosome 2, ASM765513v2, whole genome shotgun sequence includes:
- the LOC116193457 gene encoding zinc finger protein SHOOT GRAVITROPISM 5-like: MLDSPTGPPPPPPPTSSSSDIGFVPSSASDDPNGPPVKRKRRPAGTPDPDAEVVSLSPKTLLESDRYVCEICNQGFQRDQNLQMHRRRHKVPWKLLKRDGQDPASAGGANKVKRVYVCPEPSCLHHDPCHALGDLVGIKKHFRRKHSNHKQWVCERCSKGYAVQSDYKAHLKTCGTRGHSCDCGRVFSRVESFIEHQDACTVRRAILPEPPNSSRTASSMSPLNEPNLSSSLLIPTSPPATPAMPYKPQETNSSDYDHLHNLELQLQPTSLVPHKDFSTDLNLSVGLSHTSSEIEESDRAMRLREFAGEQLRLAAAEKAFAEEARKQARRQVELAEQEFANAQRIRMQAQSEFERAHALKEEALRKIASAITQVTCAACRRQFQAVGGPQLCEETSTQSLLSSATTTTEGEEE, translated from the exons ATGCTCGACAGCCCCACCGGCCCTCCTCCCCCACCCCCACCTACATCTTCTTCCTCGGACATCGGTTTCGTTCCCTCCTCGGCCTCGGATGACCCGAATGGACCCCCCGTCAAGCGAAAACGCCGCCCCGCAGGCACCCCAG ATCCCGACGCGGAGGTGGTTTCGCTCTCGCCGAAGACGCTGCTCGAGTCGGACCGGTATGTGTGCGAGATTTGCAACCAAGGGTTCCAGAGGGACCAGAACCTGCAGATGCACCGGAGGCGGCACAAGGTGCCCTGGAAGCTCCTCAAGCGGGACGGTCAGGACCCGGCATCGGCGGGTGGCGCCAACAAGGTCAAGCGGGTGTACGTGTGCCCCGAGCCCAGCTGCCTCCACCACGACCCGTGCCACGCGCTAGGGGACCTCGTCGGGATCAAGAAGCACTTCCGCCGGAAGCACAGCAACCACAAGCAGTGGGTCTGCGAGCGGTGCTCCAAGGGCTACGCTGTCCAGTCCGACTACAAGGCCCACCTCAAGACCTGCGGGACTCGCGGCCACTCCTGCGACTGTGGCCGGGTTTTCTCGAG AGTGGAGAGCTTCATCGAACACCAGGACGCTTGCACGGTACGCCGAGCCATCTTGCCCGAGCCACCAAACTCATCCCGAACAGCATCGAGCATGAGCCCTTTGAACGAACCCAACTTGTCCTCATCCCTACTGATACCAACAAGCCCCCCAGCTACACCAGCAATGCCCTACAAACCCCAGGAAACCAACTCTTCTGACTATGATCATCTCCATAATCTCGAGCTTCAGCTCCAGCCAACATCGTTGGTTCCCCATAAGGACTTCTCGACCGATCTGAACCTCTCTGTCGGGCTGAGCCACACTAGCTCCGAGATAGAGGAAAGTGACAGGGCGATGAGACTGCGGGAGTTTGCAGGGGAGCAGCTGAGGTTGGCGGCAGCAGAGAAGGCCTTTGCCGAAGAGGCCAGGAAGCAGGCGAGGAGGCAGGTCGAGCTGGCCGAGCAAGAGTTTGCAAATGCACAGAGGATAAGGATGCAGGCGCAGAGCGAGTTTGAGCGTGCCCACGCCTTGAAGGAGGAGGCCCTGAGGAAGATAGCATCCGCCATCACACAGGTTACTTGCGCTGCGTGCAGGCGCCAGTTCCAGGCTGTGGGGGGCCCGCAGCTATGCGAGGAGACGTCAACCCAGTCTCTCCTGTCCTCGGCCACCACCACAACAGAGGGCGAAGAGGAGTGA
- the LOC116194271 gene encoding 65-kDa microtubule-associated protein 6-like gives MLAIGSPGIGVRTSTSCNALLTELQQIWSDIGESEADKDRMLWELERECLEVYRRKVEEAANAKARLHQSVAAKEAELATLMAALGELNVYSPIQSEKRSSSLKGKLASISPLVEDLRKKKEERMKQFADIKAQIEKISGEMSEYGYLSTNSISTLSMNEEDLSLRNLSEHQTHLRALQSEKSERLHKVLNYVNEVHTLCGVLGMDFGKTVSEVHPSLQGTSGEQSTNISNATLEGLEQSLLKLKAERKARIQKVKDIVGSLFELWNLMDSPNGDRNNFSRIASVLGCSESEIEEPGVLSTEIIEQASAEVDRLTKLKASRMKELVMKRRSELEDICRMAHIIPDNSTAAEKSNALIDSGLVDPSELLANIEAQIVKVKDEAMTRKDIMDRIDRWLAACEEENWLEEYNQDDNRYNAGRGAHINLKRAERARITVTKIPVMVDNLINKTLAWEDEKGIMFLYDGVRLVSILDDYKISRRRKEEEKRRNRDQKKLQDLLLTEKESIYGSKPSPRKSNSFRKANGYSTNGNGSMTPMPRRRSIGNGTPDTPRSYSGRQNGYYKEMRRLSTAPLNFVAISKEDAMSSYTSICGSEPDSPRQV, from the exons ATGCTGGCGATAGGGAGCCCCGGTATCGGCGTCCGTACAAGCACTAGCTGCAATGCTCTGCTCACAGAGCTTCag CAAATATGGAGCGACATAGGAGAGAGTGAAGCAGATAAAGACCGTATGCTTTGGGAGTTAGAGAGGGAATGCTTAGAAGTCTACAGAAGGAAGGTGGAGGAGGCCGCCAATGCCAAGGCTCGTCTTCATCAGTCTGTCGCTGCCAAGGAAGCGGAGCTCGCAACTCTGATGGCTGCTCTTGGTGAACTCAATGTTTATTCACCG ATTCAATCGGAGAAGAGGTCGTCATCACTGAAAGGAAAACTTGCATCTATCAGTCCTCTTGTTGAAGATCttaggaagaagaaagaagaaagaatgaaGCAATTTGCTGACATAAAGGCACAGATAGAGAAGATCAGTGGGGAGATGTCTGAATATGGCTATTTAAGCACCAATTCAATCAGTACCTTGTCTATGAACGAAGAAGACTTGTCATTAAGAAACCTTTCCGAGCATCAAACACATCTTCGGGCTCTCCAAAGTGAGAAG TCTGAGCGGCTTCATAAAGTTCTGAATTATGTAAATGAAGTTCATACTCTCTGCGGTGTGCTCGGAATGGACTTTGGCAAGACTGTGAGTGAGGTGCATCCTAGCTTGCAAGGCACAAGTGGGGAGCAAAGCACCAATATCAGCAATGCCACACTTGAAGGTTTAGAACAGTCCCTTCTCAAGTTGAAAGCAGAACGCAAGGCTCGGATCCAGAAG GTAAAAGACATTGTGGGCTCACTTTTCGAGCTATGGAATTTGATGGACTCCCCGAACGGGGATCGGAATAACTTTTCAAGGATTGCTTCTGTTCTTGGATGTTCAGAATCTGAAATCGAAGAACCGGGTGTTCTTTCGACAGAGATCATTGAGCAG GCATCTGCTGAAGTGGACAGACTCACTAAATTGAAAGCGAGCCGAATGAAAGAACTCGTCATGAAGAGGAGGTCAGAACTAGAAGATATTTGTCGAATGGCCCACATTATTCCTGATAATAGCACTGCTGCTGAGAAGTCCAATGCCTTGATAGATTCCG GTCTAGTAGATCCCTCGGAGCTTTTGGCAAATATCGAAGCTCAGATTGTCAAGGTGAAGGACGAGGCTATGACCAGGAAAGACATAATGGACCGAATAGACAGGTGGCTCGCTGCCTGTGAGGAGGAGAACTGGCTCGAAGAATATAACCAA GATGATAATCGTTATAATGCGGGGAGAGGGGCACATATCAACCTCAAAAGAGCAGAGCGAGCTCGGATTACTGTTACCAAAATTCCTG TAATGGTTGATAATCTAATAAACAAAACACTGGCATGGGAAGACGAGAAAGGAATAATGTTCCTTTATGATGGC GTAAGGCTAGTCTCAATACTGGATGATTACAAGATCAGCAGAAGACgaaaggaagaggagaagaggagaaacaGG GATCAAAAGAAGCTCCAGGACTTACTCCTGACGGAGAAGGAATCGATTTACGGTTCCAAGCCCAGCCCCAGGAAGAGCAACAGCTTCAGGAAGGCCAACGGCTACTCCACAAATGGGAACGGGTCCATGACTCCTATGCCTCGACGGAGATCAATTGGGAATGGGACCCCCGACACTCCAAGATCCTACTCAGGTCGGCAGAATGGATACTACAAGGAGATGAGAAGGCTGTCCACTGCCCCATTGAACTTCGTGGCCATCTCGAAAGAAGATGCCATGTCCTCATACACATCCATCTGTGGTTCTGAACCAGACTCGCCTCGACAAGTTTGA
- the LOC116194272 gene encoding protein BASIC PENTACYSTEINE2-like has protein sequence MDDDALNMRNWGYYEPSFKGHLNLQLMSSMAAERDTKPFLSGRGDPTVLVTTNGAYHPRDSLVSDTQVPYSSYTREGWMNQREKFYSMLPTNPTNYNVLPETSSEHQSLQMLQMPEPLRDDNKMGKPEEQQAVKKENGQTKKRQSGNALKTPKPKKPRKPKDPSTNPSSVQRSKQPKKSMDVVINGIDMDISGIPIPVCSCTGTPQQCYRWGCGGWQSACCTTQVSMYPLPMSTKRRGARIAGRKMSQGAFKKVLEKLAAEGYNFANPIDLRTHWAKHGTNKFVTIR, from the coding sequence ATGGATGATGATGCGTTAAACATGCGCAATTGGGGCTACTATGAGCCGTCCTTTAAAGGTCACCTCAATCTTCAGCTCATGTCGAGCATGGCTGCTGAGCGAGACACGAAGCCCTTCTTGTCAGGGCGTGGGGATCCCACAGTTCTGGTTACTACCAACGGTGCCTACCATCCCCGGGATTCCCTTGTTTCCGATACGCAAGTCCCTTACAGCAGTTACACAAGGGAAGGTTGGATGAACCAAAGGGAGAAGTTCTACAGCATGCTGCCAACTAACCCTACTAACTATAATGTCCTCCCTGAGACCTCCTCTGAACACCAGAGCCTGCAGATGCTTCAGATGCCTGAGCCCCTGAGGGATGACAACAAGATGGGTAAACCCGAAGAGCAACAAGCTGTTAAGAAGGAGAATGGCCAGACAAAGAAACGTCAGAGTGGGAACGCCCTCAAGACCCCAAAACCCAAAAAGCCCAGGAAACCTAAGGACCCCAGCACGAACCCTTCCTCAGTGCAGCGCTCAAAGCAACCGAAGAAGAGCATGGATGTCGTAATTAACGGAATCGATATGGACATATCCGGAATTCCGATCCCTGTATGCTCGTGCACTGGGACTCCCCAGCAGTGCTACCGATGGGGATGCGGGGGATGGCAGTCAGCCTGCTGCACCACTCAGGTCTCGATGTATCCTTTGCCAATGAGCACAAAGCGCAGAGGGGCAAGGATCGCAGGGAGGAAGATGAGCCAGGGGGCATTCAAGAAGGTGTTGGAGAAGCTTGCCGCAGAAGGGTACAATTTTGCTAACCCAATCGACCTGAGGACCCACTGGGCGAAGCACGGGACCAACAAGTTCGTGACGATAAGGTAG